TGCCAAGATTAATATGATGGTAgtagaaggctttttttttaatgggaaaaaGACACATCTAATGAATTATAGTAGGGTGAGTAATTGAGGGGAAGATAAGGATATGAACTCATGAAATAGTAAGAAAGGGATTGACAAGGTCAGTGTTGGTCACACTAAGGAGCGTGAGTCAGCAGTAGGTCAGGGGCTTGTTGCTGCTAGAGGGTGGGGGATATAGAAGAGAGCACTGCAGGTCACTGAGTGTGTGTAAGGGAGAAGGCAGTTTACTGGGTTCTGTAATGCTGCTGCCTCCCACTATTGAGATCTCCCTTCAGCTGTCTCTGAGCTTAGGCCCACATTTCTTGtttcacaaaacacaaaaacaacattGCTTCCAACTTTGGGAACTTGTAAGACACATGTACAAGTCTGACACAGGAACTGTCACCATTCATGATATTCTTGGCAGCTTTAACTTTATGATGCTCATAGATTTATTAGAAGTGGTACTGCTTACACATGAATAGCAAGAGACTCATAAGTCTGACCTggtaattgattttttaaaaatcttatttgtaATTCCCCAGGCACAGGCTCTAAGATATGACATGAAAATCTCTACTAGTAGTTACAAATTTCTCTATCACTCCTGATAGTTTaccatctgtgtgtatgcaggaCAATAAACTCAAAACATCAAAGTCTGGTGCTCCAAAGATGATCCAAGGATGAGAGCTCAAAACAAGCCAGAGGttgctgtctttatttcttcaggTTTAAATAAGAACTTCCCAAGAAGCTCATTTAGAAGAACTGTCTAAAAGTCCTGTCGGATACATGCTAGGGACGTGTGGGAAGTTGACCTGTTCTTACAGGGACTCCTGTTAGTAAGTACTTTTGTGGACAGTTGAGCGCATGCAACGAGAGGCAAGACCTTGATTTAAGATGTCCCTGAAAGTTGACACTCAACATCTACCTAAGTGCTTATGATTTTGTAAAGCACAAGGAATTTTCTCATCAATGGCTAGATACAAATGCTTCTTGTCAGTGTTTATAAACAGGCAAATGACATCTGTGCTGAGTCCTGAGTCTAGGATTATAGTACTTGCTAATCCTTCAGGCTCACTCtgctttttcttccttgcttAGTGAGTGAAATTAACGGATAGTATAGGCATGGGGGTGAcaagagaaatgagaaattctAAGGGAAGGTAATTAGATCTAGCCTAATACATAGGAagctttgtatatatgtatgtactatGCTTATCACAGACACTAAATTTGCATGTAACAGCATTTAGAACTATGCGgagggagactttttttttaagtttttgttattcaaacttaaaaaataccagaattacagaaacaaaagaattcaTTATGATAATTCAGCAGCAATGGAGACAATTTTTATTCAATACACTGAGTTGTTGAAATAGTATAAACATGTTGATTTGAATAATAACATGtgaattaaaaaataagccaGAGAGTACAAAaatcacatacacgtacacaaaacaaatataacatTCCAGGTAACACAAATATAATTCCAATACAAACAGAACGAGAAAATACTCAGAAATTTAGACAAAAGATACACCCTTAGCAGAGGAGGGTACTAAGGACACAAGGTCATGCTGGGTGAGAGCAGGGATGTGGCTTCTTTCACCCTGTACAAATCACTGTGCTCACCACTGTCCTAGAACACAGTGCTGTGCTCCACAGTCATCCTGAGTAACACCATTATCGGGGCAGATGCCTAATGTCTTGCTAAATATGACAAGACTAAGAGTCATCTATGAGCCTGGTCATCACAAGTCTGGCCACCTGCGaattacaacatttttttttcaaataaaaatttacaagtCAGAggctaaaaccaaaaccaaaacaagaaaactcCTGGCTGGGTGTGGGGACACttatctttaattctagcacccaggaggcaaaggccagcagaggccagattggtctccatagtgaaaacaaacaacaaaacaaacgaaaataACAAAGAGCCCAAGTACCATACCAGGCGGAGACACAGCTTGTCTATGTCAAACTGGTACACCCACCCTCCTTTTAATCCATGTATTCATCCAAATGAATGCTCCACATGTTGCTATGAGCTTAGAGTCAgtatctctctccatcctccacccTCTCAATATTTAAAAGAAGCTTTTTGCTTACATTAATTGTATTGCCATTTAGGGGAGTGGTAAGTATCATAAAAGAGGGTGATAAGGGTACAAATATTTTCCTCTGCACTCTTTGGAGATGGACTCAAACTGGTCATCAACCTATCAGGGTGACTATAGCTGTAAACTCGAAGACCAAGCAAGGACCCTGAGAAGTGCTCTGAATGGAAAGTTTATAAGTTGTTTTCAGTGAGGAAATTACACAAAGAGACACCACAGGGCTAGTCCTGCTTTGAACCCAATATAAACACCAAAGCCCCTTGTTGACCGTGCAAGGGATGACTGAGGAGGAAGTCACGGGcagacaaaaaggaaggaaagagggagcgAGAACAGGCAAAGGAAgatgaagagtgggaagaggactgtggggagaaaagggagggaggggaagacagagaggaggaatAGAGCAGCACAGAGTCCTCCTGGAAGACAGAAACATTCTGGGAAGAGCAGATTCAAAGAGCATCTCCAAGAGGAGAAACCCATTTCACGAGACTAGCCAACTAGTCCCCATGATCATGAAGGATTCCCCCGAACCAAACTGCATGCGCACAGTCTTCTGAGAAAATGGCTGTACTTTACAGTTGATTCCGCCAGTTTAGTCAAGCTTAGTGGGAGGGACATGCCTTACTTGGCTGTTTTTCTCTCAGTTGCAAGGTGTGCCTTATCATGCCACGATGGTTCAGGGCCAGACAGTTATACTTTTGGGACAAATCCTTGTCTGTCACATTAGTTATCCTTAATACCGAGGTTAAACAATCCATGGCActgctggaactgaaaaagcaacAGGTTACTGATAATGTTTTCCTGGCAAGTGCCagctgggaggtgggagagggggcTGTTTCAACTCCAATATCaaaatagctgggtgtggtgacacaagCCTCTAATCCCATCATTCAagaagcaggagggtctctgtgagtttgagcctagcctggtctacaaagtaggCTCCAGGCTAACCAAGAtgacatagtaagaccttgtctcaagaaatagatgatagatgatagatagatagatagatagatagatagatagatagatagatagatagatagataatagatagatagataggtgatagatagatgataaatgacagataaatagatagatgatagatagagatagatagatagatagatagatagatgatagatagatagatagatagatagatagatagatgatagatgaaatacctttgattttgttctttctcctcttgAATTCTTTCTTTGCCAAACATTTCAACATTCCTTCCATTAATCTGCCACAGGACTTCAGTCAAGAACTGAGAGCCTTTGCCAAAGCAAGCTAAGCAGGTGATATTCACTGGTTTTCCTAGACAGGAAGTGAAGAAATTCATGAGGAAAATTAAATTCTACAAGTGGCATCAGTTTCACCCAATGTAGTAAACCTTCTGCAGTCCGGCCCACTTCCCTTCCTCATTTCCTTCCCGTgccttctttgctttctctcccaCCCCCGCCAGTGTCTCCAttttcctcacagacacaccaccCTCTCGCCTCAGGAAACACTACCTGCCCTAGCATCACAGCTTCTACAATCATGAAGGAGTTGCTGATAGCTGAAATGTGAGTTTCTTTTTCCCTGGTTCCTTCCACATCTTTCCCTTCCCACAAAATCCCCGTCGTCACTCCATGAGCTGCCCTTGGAGATAAAACTGCTTTGCCCAGCCCAGCTGTTTGTTATTCTGGGTGTAAAACCTTCACAAAGATTACGCTCTGGTGCTCCGTCCTACTCCCTTCGACTCTAGATGTTCTTCTGGAAGTGAAAACATCAGAGCTGATTTTGGCCACAGTTGTACATTcaacttcctgcttcctgaacTACAGGCTCCCACCAGGAGCTTGCCTAAAATAAAGGACATAGTTGACATGGGGACCTGAGAGTCTCTGGAACAGCAATGCTATAAAGTAAGGATTAGAGGCTACCACACTACAGACAGAAATGGTGGTGGCCAAGACTTGAGTTGAGACCAAATCAAATGCTGTTCTTTGCAAGGAAGAGGGTGGCAGGTAGGATTACAAACAGGGAGTTATATATGATCTTACTCCCCAGAAATGCAGGAATATCAGTGTGGGCATAATAGGGAAGACCGCAAAACACATTGCTcatcagagagagagatataAGGCCAGGAGTGTGGTAGAGTCATAGATTAcagatgggagaggagagagacatgACTCATCATGGTGTTTCAGACACCAAGTCTTTTCTAATGAAACTCAACAAGAGAAGAGACATAGAGATTTATAAATCTATTCTTATTCTTTTGCTATCACTCATCTATGATCTTGGGGCATGCCTTTGAGCATCTCTGAACCTAAGTTCCTCAAAAGTAAAATGAGAACATCTGCCCATTGGGTAGAAGTGACCATAAAGAGATGCTTAAATGAGGACCATGAACTCTAAGGCCCTAATATAAATAAAGTGTTGTGACAGGGACAGGTATTTCCATACTGCCACCGCACATGATCCCCAAGTTCCCCTCTACTAATTGCATGGCCCTTCCATAGGAAACCAGACCCAGAATCAGAAAGAAATGTTTTCCAGGTTAACAGGGAGTTGTTTAAAATTTCTTACCTATTTCCACTTCCATAGTTGTGTTGTGAGCAGGGAATTTAATTACTGGAAACACAGAAAAGCCtttttcttgaaattaaaaaacagaaatagaatgtAAGTATTACTGCATTGATTAGTCATCAATAAAAGCTAATCTtttcatatttctattttatttcacagtATTGTGTCAACTGTTTTGAAAATAACCTTTGgcaattcacatacacacacacacacacaaatgaaacaaataaaatatcttaagcaaCACTTTTTCTTACTACTATGATACCTTTTGTGACATCTTCTTTTCTATTCTCTTCtatatcattaaaacaaatgctgGTCTAACCCATTAGTTGTATGACCTACAACTATTTGAAAACCATAATTCTGTAGGATAGGCATAAAAGTACCGAGAAGAGGAAGTCAATAGGCTCAGGAAAGTGATGCAGCCATGAGCACAGAGGTGTGCTGCTCACCACCCTCCGCCACTGTGCTTATCCTCGGGAAGGCTCCTTCCTGTGGCCCCTGAGACTGAGGCACAGGGAAGCAGGAGGTCTCTTGGAGCACAGATAAATCCTTCACCCCTAGGTGGTCATTAATTTCAGGGTGCTGCCGTTAGGAAACGTTACGGGAGTTGACATTAGACAAGTGGAGACACAAACACAGTTGTGGTCTGATGGCAGTTGTCCTCCAGCAATGGGGGGCTGAAAAGGCTCgaaacaaaacattttcttcagtatTGATTAGTCCTTTTCTTGTTCACCGCCACTTGGATGGTGAGACCCTCCCCTCAATCTCCTCTACAGAGGCATCTGTGCCCAGAAGACCTCAATTCTGTAAACGCCACCAGATATGATTAGAAAAATCTTACCCTCAAGTGGCTTCTACaatattgaaaatgtatttgGAAAAAGGTTTTTTTCTAAGCAAATGACCTGCCTTAAAGATGCCGATGATACCAAAAGCACATAAACCATAACTGAAAACCACTCAGCAGTGTGTATAAAGGTCATGGTGCCCTGTGACACTCAGGCCTCTTCATCTGCGGTTTCTACATCCATAAACTCAACCAGCTATGCAGGGACATCAATTGCGTCTTAGCTAAATGTAGTATAAACTTTCATCTTGTCATTACTCGTACCAGGCAGTATGCTTGTCTGTGTAACTTCACACTGGTTACTACAAGCAATCTAGGGGCGAGGGAGAGCTTAAGGGAGGAGGCAAGAACTTCTGAGGATATATATGAAACAGGAGCATCCAGGATTTAGGTAGATTTTGGAAATCAGtcaaaaacgggggggggggagtaaattCAGACTGCTTTATCCTTGAAAATCAATTTccaaatgggggtggggtggggaatagCTATCTATGGCTTTGGTTCAATAATATATCTTTCCCTAAAATTCTTAAACCTTGTGTTGTACAACACCAACTTCCTGTCACAGTAGAGTGTGTGGATGGGAACCGGAAGAGAATAAAGTATGGACAGAGGATAGAAAATACAACAGGAAATATTCActtcccccttctcatttctgtttGGCTCCCACAGTTTGCTGAAGCCAGGAGCTTACCTTCGACTGTGAATGACCTGGTTGCGGTCACGATGTAACTGGTCCCGTTCTCAGTGTGCGTGAATTTACATGTGTAATCCCCTGCATCATCTTGCTCCACGTTTTTAATGAACAAGTATGCTCTGTGCGCCCTGTACTTCGGTCCTTGAAGAGCTTTGCAGTTCTGCAGCAACGACCAGAAAAACATCCCATTCCTCTTCCACTGAGCTTTTCACTTTCCGCTACATCATTTGTGCTAATTTTGTCCATTTCTCCCCTACATTTCAAACTATTACCTTAAACCACTGAACAGGCGCTGACCAATTATAGTAGAAGATTGTTGGACAAGTTATCTTGGGGTTCTTTGCTGATCCATTTACTGTTTTGTACATCAAATGATCGGGAACGTTACAGCCTGTTGTCTTTCTATGTATGGTCACATTCATGAATTCAGTCATATTCAAGTCGGGGCTATGGAAAGAAGGCAAGCATTTAAAAGTGTTACCTGCTACCACGAGATAGCTTAATCCAACTCCATCCGTTGGGCAGTGTTGCTCTTGCAAAAGCGATATATACAGTTCTTCTCTTATTACAAAATAATCATCAAAATCTTGAGCTTTTAAAGACTTCATTTGCTACACTGGAGAAAAAACAAAGCCTTCAAAATGGCTTCACCAGGTCCTCATTGCCCACTGTCATGCTAGGATCCTAACTAAAATATTGGTTAGTGTTTGTTGAGTCAGACACAGAATTAAGCACACTTTGACATCATGTTATTCTCACAGCGatggttttgtgttgttgttgttgttattgttttggaaCATGATGCTACCATATGAATTTTACACACGAGgaactgagagacagagaagtcACGTGGTGGCACTGCACACCTTACTAGTAGAAGAGCTTGGGTTGGAACTGTCTTCTCCAAACCTAGGCATCAAGCTATATCTAGGCTGCGTGAGACTCTGTGAGTACCAGAGATGCTGTGAGATCTAAACACGAGGCCATTGCAGTGCAGACTGAGGGTTTATAGACACAGACACCGAGACTGGGTCTCTGCGGTCTCTCTCTTCGTCTCAGGTTCTGGCATCTACATCTCTTTGCCCGGCACAGAACTTTGGGATGCCAGGTGTCTGGGCTTCCACTTGTTAGTTTCTCTTACTCTCAGACCACAGCGAGTGATAACTCATTGTTCTTGGGTCACTAGAAAAGCTGGGCATTTTTCTATTTAGAATGGATATGCATGTATATGGCCTTGCTGCGGTATGTTCAATAGCCCATCCCCAGTCAGGCTGCTGGTCTTCCCAAGAGTACTTTCTGGTTCAAATCACTTTACAAATTTAACCCTTTCTCTgaggggcagagcagagaggaagcaagGACAGCTGGAGCACCCATCACTATGGAGAAGGGAGCAAGCACAAAGCTCACAGTGGATTCCTGCACAGTACCTCGTGACCACGCAAGCATACATCCCAGAGTGAGCCATTCTGGCTGGTAGAAACTTCAGGCGGTCTCTGGAGACAAAAATCCCCTTGCTTTTCTGAGTAGACATACTCTCGTTTGTAATTGAGTTATACCATTCCACATGATCAAGCGGGCCTCCGCCTTGGGGGCATCTCACAATTAAAGCCTCATGTTCCAGACCCCAGATTGCTTTACCTACAAATAAAGTATGAACACAACCCTGAAGTGaccatgtgaaaaaaaaacacagttctTTTCATATAACTCAATGTTTCCATTCTTGATTAGATTTTTAAAGAGATCATAGTTTGCAATGCTTTGAAAAATGTTAAGTCAACAGTTAAAAGCCTTTACTAAATATGCTATGTGGTGCAATAAACTAAGGAATCAATTTGAAGTTATGTTCTCCTTTGCTCCTAGGGGAAAACACCTATATTCACGCAAACACGTTGTCAGTGAATAAATCCCCATAATGCCTCCCACGTGCAGGTACTGTGTTCAGTCTTGATATATATAACTCCAAAATTATGATACACTCACAATAGGGAATTCCTACTGAGAGATTTATGATAAAGAACATgtatagctctgctctctgaggcacacacaatgaagctctgacccaggatggacctaggctagaatctctctggtaagccacctcgtgggctacagcagattattagaaatgggctagtccaggtgcgagagttagcctagaagaggctagatagaaatgtgtttaaatgaatacagtttgtgtgttgttatttctggcataagctagcaggcggccggggtgctggggacgcagccctgctgctcatattacaacagaatggcaGAGGAAATAATTTTGCTGCACACAGTTCAGCCCAGAGCAACTGGAAGCAAGCAACTGAGATGCAACAAATGTTCCCAGAATtacttaagttaaaaaaaaaaacatacaactTAGCTGAGCACCAATACTCACTGCTCTTGGTTACTGAGGAATACATGGAAACTGTCAGAACCGCCAAAACCCAAAGCCCCATTCTCTGCTTGTCAATCTCGTGCTGGTGACTGATAGATCAGAGACACAGAATGGCTATGATGGGCTCACTCGGTGTTTGATGAGTGATGTCTGACTTGGGGTCCAGAAGAGAAGTCACTGTAGCCACTGAAAAATAGATCATATAAAACCAcaagtaaaatatttatcttgaCCTGCTTTTTACTTACTAAAGATTCCCCTGGAAAGAAGAATCAGTCATTGAACACGTATTTATTAAATTCGCTTATGCAGAAGAGTTGGGTCTCAGGTGTCCAGTGTCACATCTGTTCCAACTGAACCTGGGACTAGAGAGCAGCTCTCACAATGATTAGATTACTTCACAGTCGTTTCTTACCAGTCCCTTGAGCATTCCCATAAAGAAGCCAAACTAAGAGgagagaaaacaattttttagatctgaaaaaaatcagaaccaTAAAATTGAGCAGATGCTAGAAAACACAGTATCATGCCAAACCACAGCCTGTTGCTTTACACTCTGGTACACAGAGATAACCGCCACCAAAGTACTAAGGAAGGAAAATTTGAACTAAAACTTCAGCCAAAAAGCCACCCAAGAGTGCTGCCCAAACTTTCAAAGAATTGCCACTGcctctgcttgttctcaggagcCACAGGGGATCGCTGGAGGTCTGGAAACAAGAAATGTTGGCTTTCTGACAGAAGAATTGATTGCTGTAGTCTTTCCCTTCAGCCACCAGCGAAGGGGCACAGGCAGGAATAAATGCGAAAATCCTCATTCATTTCAAGAGAGGACATTTCCTTCAATTGCaga
The nucleotide sequence above comes from Microtus pennsylvanicus isolate mMicPen1 chromosome 7, mMicPen1.hap1, whole genome shotgun sequence. Encoded proteins:
- the Il1rl1 gene encoding interleukin-1 receptor-like 1 isoform X1; protein product: MGLWVLAVLTVSMYSSVTKSSKAIWGLEHEALIVRCPQGGGPLDHVEWYNSITNESMSTQKSKGIFVSRDRLKFLPARMAHSGMYACVVTSPDLNMTEFMNVTIHRKTTGCNVPDHLMYKTVNGSAKNPKITCPTIFYYNWSAPVQWFKNCKALQGPKYRAHRAYLFIKNVEQDDAGDYTCKFTHTENGTSYIVTATRSFTVEEKGFSVFPVIKFPAHNTTMEVEIGKPVNITCLACFGKGSQFLTEVLWQINGRNVEMFGKERIQEEKEQNQSSSSAMDCLTSVLRITNVTDKDLSQKYNCLALNHRGMIRHTLQLREKQPTDHQSTYYIVAGCSLLLMFISVLVIVLKVFWIEVALFWRDIVTPYRIQNDGKLYDAYVIYPRVFEGSSAGTTSVEYFVHHTLPDVLEKKCGYKLCIYGRDLLPGQDAATVVESSIQSSRRHMFVLAPHMMHSKEFAYEQEVALHSALIQNNSKVILIEMEPLGEVSRLQVGDLQDSLQHLVKMQGTIKWREDHVANKQSLSSKFWKHVRYQMPVPNKLPKMASGVVPLSETQSMLTQNTLELWS
- the Il1rl1 gene encoding interleukin-1 receptor-like 1 isoform X2; protein product: MGLWVLAVLTVSMYSSVTKSSKAIWGLEHEALIVRCPQGGGPLDHVEWYNSITNESMSTQKSKGIFVSRDRLKFLPARMAHSGMYACVVTSPDLNMTEFMNVTIHRKTTGCNVPDHLMYKTVNGSAKNPKITCPTIFYYNWSAPVQWFKNCKALQGPKYRAHRAYLFIKNVEQDDAGDYTCKFTHTENGTSYIVTATRSFTVEEKGFSVFPVIKFPAHNTTMEVEIGKPVNITCLACFGKGSQFLTEVLWQINGRNVEMFGKERIQEEKEQNQSSSSAMDCLTSVLRITNVTDKDLSQKYNCLALNHRGMIRHTLQLREKQPNGKLYDAYVIYPRVFEGSSAGTTSVEYFVHHTLPDVLEKKCGYKLCIYGRDLLPGQDAATVVESSIQSSRRHMFVLAPHMMHSKEFAYEQEVALHSALIQNNSKVILIEMEPLGEVSRLQVGDLQDSLQHLVKMQGTIKWREDHVANKQSLSSKFWKHVRYQMPVPNKLPKMASGVVPLSETQSMLTQNTLELWS
- the Il1rl1 gene encoding interleukin-1 receptor-like 1 isoform X3, with the protein product MGLWVLAVLTVSMYSSVTKSSKAIWGLEHEALIVRCPQGGGPLDHVEWYNSITNESMSTQKSKGIFVSRDRLKFLPARMAHSGMYACVVTSPDLNMTEFMNVTIHRKTTGCNVPDHLMYKTVNGSAKNPKITCPTIFYYNWSAPVQWFKNCKALQGPKYRAHRAYLFIKNVEQDDAGDYTCKFTHTENGTSYIVTATRSFTVEEKGFSVFPVIKFPAHNTTMEVEIGKPVNITCLACFGKGSQFLTEVLWQINGRNVEMFGKERIQEEKEQNQSSSSAMDCLTSVLRITNVTDKDLSQKYNCLALNHRGMIRHTLQLREKQPTDHQSTYYIVAGCSLLLMFISVLVIVLKVFWIEVALFWRDIVTPYRIQNDGKLYDAYVIYPRVFEGSSAGTTSVEYFVHHTLPDVLEKKCGYKLCIYGRDLLPGQDAATVVESSIQSSRRHMFVLAPHMMHSKEFAYEQEVALHSALIQNNSKHHKENLWHVNPELL